AAATCGGAGCTGGTTGGCGATGTGGTGCCTGGTGAACTGTCCGATTCAACGGTGAGTGCACCAGCGTCTTTTTTAAAGGCGTCACGGAAACAGGAGAAACCAAACCACGCCAGGTAAGCAGCACCAAGCCACTTGAGAATAACCAAAGCGATCGGTGCGCGTTCGATGAGTTCCCCCACCCCGGCGGTGCCACCCAGGATGAGCAGGATGTCGCTGAGCATGCAAACGGCTAATACCGCCACAACCGCTTCGCGTTTGATACCTTGTTTGATAATCAATGCGTTTTGAGGGCCAATAGCGACGATAAGGGAGATTCCGAGAAGGAAACCAGCGATCACGATGCTCATGTACACAAGTGTCGCGCAGCTAATGGATTAAGTAAAATTACGTTTTGTTACGGTAGGTTAGAATAGCTTCATGAACCCGATTCACCTGCAAACTCTGCTAGCCATTGTCGATGAAGGCAGCTTCGAAGACGCCGCCCTCACATTGGGGGTCTCACCGTCAGCAGTCAGCCAGCGCATCAAAGCGTTAGAAAAAGAAACCGGCCGGGTGCTTCTTAGGAGAGGAGCGCCAGTAACTGCCACGGAAGCAGGAGAAGTGCTAGTGCAAGCGGCTCGCCGCATGGCCTTGCTGCAAGCCGAAACGTTAGCGACGTTGCGGGGGCGCATTGCGCGGGTACCGCTGTCAGTAGTGGTTAATGCGGACTCATTGGCAACATGGTTTTGCCGGGTGTTGGCTGATGTCGCTAGTTGGGACACTGCGACTCTAACCTTGCGAATTGAAGACGAATCCCATTCGCTTAACCTATTACGTAGTGGCGATGTTTTAGGGGCAGTGACCCGTGAGAAAAATCCTGTCTCCGGTTGTGAATCAATCGAATTGGGGCATATGAGGTATGTGTCCGTGGCAAACCCGTGGTTGCTTGATCGGTACACCATAGATGGTCAGATTGATTGGGCAAAGATGCCCGCTTTACGGTTCGGCCCACGTGATGCATTGCAGGACGATGATTTAAAGGGCCGAGTCGATGAGATACCGAATAATCGTCGTATTTCACAGATTCCGTCCGCCGAGGCTTTTATGGAGGCAACCCGGGTGGGATTAGGCTGGTCATTTTTGCCATTACAGCAGGCACAACCGCTACTTGAATCAGGAGAAATTACGCGCTTAGATGACACTGTGTTGGAAGTGCCGCTGTATTGGCAGCGGTGGCGCTTGGAATCACCAGCATTGGAACGGCTAACTGCGTCAGTGATTGAGGCTTCTGAGTCATTGCGGTATTAAAAACCTGGATGGGAAAGTGAAACGCACATTTGCACTTATTCTTCTAGCCTGTAGTTTTATGATGGCAAGCTGCGCTGTCATCACTGATCACATGGCTTCCCAACTGCCGGAGGCGTCGATAAGCGATAGCAACGCTGACCCCTACGTGGCCATGCTGCACGGCTTGCCTGCCCGCGTATTCGATCCGAATCTTCCAGAATACAATCGGCAGGCCTTTGGTCAGCGTTGGAGCGATGACGTTGCTGTTGAAGGCGGGCACAATGGTTGCGATACACGCAATGACACCCTTGCTCGTGATCTGACTGAGGTGGCTTTCAAGCCAGGCACCCGAGATTGTGTAGTGACAAGCGGTGTGTTAGCTGATCCTTACACGGGTGCAACGATTAACTTCGTGCGCGGAAATGGCACCAGCGAGGAAGTTCCGATCGACCATGTGGTTGCGCTTGCCGACGCCTGGTATGCCGGGGCGCATCTGTGGGAAGAATCTAGGCGGCAGGACTTCGCTAATGATCCGATAAATCTTCAAGCGACCACGAAGGACGCTAATCGTGCGAAAAGTGCAAAAACTGCGGATGCTTGGTTGCCGCCAAATCCGGATTATCAGTGTGACTACGCACGCAGGCAAATTGAAATAAAGACCCGATATTATTTGGCGGTGACGGATGCGGAGCGGTTTGCTTTAGAGCAGGTTTTAGGCACTTGTTTATAGGTTAAAACTAAAAATTATGGAGAATCTGTGCTCGTCTAGGCGTGGCTGAACCAACACAAAGTAGAAAACTCACCTACGCTTATAAGGTATGAACGAGAACACACGACCAGATCGAGCTTCTGAATTTGACGACGACATTCCGGCATTTCCCGATGGTGGCGGCCAAGCTGCAACATCAGCAACAAATGTTTACAACAAGGCTGGCCGGGCGGCTCCGCAATCAATTGCGGCATCCGAGTCGCAAACTGAAGTGTTTGTGCAACCCTCCGCCGAAGAGACAGTAGTGCTTGACACCCCACAGACAGCAGAACCTATCCGTTACGAGGAACCAGTTTTCACAGAAGAACCACAAGCGCCAGCCCCAGTTACTGGCGCGGCTGTCGACACCACCCCCGTCTATGTGGAGCAGCCAGTCGTTGGTGTCAAACGTGGCACAATTGACTTCGGCATTTTCATTGTCCGGATCGTATTGGCGTTATATCTGCTTGCCGAATCAATATCTACTTTCTTCCAACTTGGACGTTCGCCAGGGCTGAACGGTTTAGAGAAAGAATTCGCAGCCTACGCGCTGCCAGATATTCTGGCGATCGCGGTACCAACCATGCAATTAGCAGCAGGTGTTTTCCTGCTGTTGGGGCTAATAACGCCGTTTGCCGCCGCGATTGCGACGGTGGTTACCACTTTCATGGCAATCCATGCAGTGTACGTCGCTGACTCATTTAACATTCTAAACCCCACCGATTCGGTGTGGCTTGGGGTTATCTTGATGGGCATTTCGGTGGCGGTTCAATTTACCGGCCCAGGACGAATTTCATTTGATACCACCCGCAGTTGGGCGACCCGGCCGCTGGTTTCTTCTTGGATTTTTGCCATTATCGGTGTCGCTGGCGCAGTTGCGTTGTGGTGGTTTGGTGCAGGTGTAAACCCGCTCAACTAATTACTGGCACAGCCGAAAATAGTAAAACCACAGTCGCGAAATCGTCGGCTGTGGTTTTTCGTATTCTTTAAACCAGTTACGTGTAAGGCTTTTTATGCTACTTAGAGAGTACCTGCGACCTGATGCGGCTCATGTTCGGTACCGCTATTGTCATTATCACGGTCAGAATGATCGCCCAGAAGAAATAATCGTCCATGAAAAGTTTCATGTACAAGATCTGTTGGAAGTCTTGATCGCCTTTTGGATCTCCCAACCACCAATGCGGCGGGATGGTGAGGGTAAAAAAGCTCAATGCTGTGGCGAACCACAGTACGGCGGTATTTCGTAACGAGGCGGCGTAGTAGAAAATCATCAGGAGCCACAGCGGCAACCACACCCAGTGATGCGACCACGAAATAGGGGAGATGAGCAGCATGAGTGTAGAGTTTGCCAGAGCTGCTTCAAAGAACAAGTTACGTTTTAATAGCCGCGAAATTACCAGGAAAAACGCGGCAATTGTCAGAATAACCAGAACTAGCCAAATGACATTGATGGTTGAGGTGGCGTTATTAGCGGCTTCGTTCGATGGCCATAGTCGGGTGATAACACCTTTGATAGATTGATTGGAAATATAGGCGACGTTAACCCCAATTTTGGAGTTATCATTCATGACGAAAATTGCATGGGTATAGAAATCCCAGGTTTCTTTCGCGTTGTGTAGTGCCCCTATGCCGGTTGCGACAGCGCCACCAATAACCGCCGCAGCAATCGCCCGCCAATCTTTTCTGAGCAAGAACACGAACAACATAACGACTGGTGTCAGCTTGATTGCTGCGGCCACACCAATGAGCCACCCCTGCGGAAGTCGCCGGTTGCGGGGCACAATATCTAAAAATACCAGCGCCAACAGCCACATATTGATCTGGCCGAAGGATGCATTGTGGCGCAGTGGTTCTGCGAGCAGACAAAAACCCCAACCCCACGCGATAAAAAGTAGTGCACGATGAGAGGTGGGGAAGAGGTAGTGCGCCAAAAACCACACACACAGTAGCATCAAAAGTGAGGAAATCCCGACCATCGCATAGCCTGAAGCATCGGGGCTGAGTAAGGTGAACGGGCTGAGAAGCAGTGCGGCAAATGGCGGATAGATGAACGGCAGCATGAGATCATAAGCCGGAAATGGTTGATCGTATAGACTACCGCCATCAAGATACGCCTGCGCACCAGCCCGGTAAACGATCATGTCGATGTGTCCGGAGGTGCCGAAAGTCTGCCACGCCATGATCACGGTAGAAACCACAAAACCTAGGCCGATAAGCACCCGAACTAGTGTTGGTCGGGAAGCGAAAAAATCACTAACACGGTCGAGGTAAGTATCTGCTGTCACAACTAATGGTTCCTTAAGCGTTGATTGATTGGTGTGGGCGTCGAAAAGCAACGTAAGATGGCCGCCATCATCGTGCCACGTTAATCAACCTGGCGGACGGCTCCTTTGTCTGCGCTTGTAGCCATCTTCGCATAGGCGCGCAGCGCTTTCGAGACTACCCGGTCGCGGTTAACCGGAGTCCACGGATGTGGCCGCGCGGCCATTGCTTTTCGACGCCGATCGAGTTCATCCTCATCAACATTCAAGTTCAAGACCCTATCCTTGACTGAGATGGTAATCGAATCGCCATTCTCGATCAGGCCAATGACACCTTCATGTGCTGCCTCCGGGGAGATATGCCCGATGGATAGCCCCGAGGTGC
The nucleotide sequence above comes from Corynebacterium mustelae. Encoded proteins:
- a CDS encoding LysR family transcriptional regulator ArgP, whose protein sequence is MNPIHLQTLLAIVDEGSFEDAALTLGVSPSAVSQRIKALEKETGRVLLRRGAPVTATEAGEVLVQAARRMALLQAETLATLRGRIARVPLSVVVNADSLATWFCRVLADVASWDTATLTLRIEDESHSLNLLRSGDVLGAVTREKNPVSGCESIELGHMRYVSVANPWLLDRYTIDGQIDWAKMPALRFGPRDALQDDDLKGRVDEIPNNRRISQIPSAEAFMEATRVGLGWSFLPLQQAQPLLESGEITRLDDTVLEVPLYWQRWRLESPALERLTASVIEASESLRY
- a CDS encoding HNH endonuclease family protein: MASQLPEASISDSNADPYVAMLHGLPARVFDPNLPEYNRQAFGQRWSDDVAVEGGHNGCDTRNDTLARDLTEVAFKPGTRDCVVTSGVLADPYTGATINFVRGNGTSEEVPIDHVVALADAWYAGAHLWEESRRQDFANDPINLQATTKDANRAKSAKTADAWLPPNPDYQCDYARRQIEIKTRYYLAVTDAERFALEQVLGTCL
- a CDS encoding DoxX family protein — its product is MNENTRPDRASEFDDDIPAFPDGGGQAATSATNVYNKAGRAAPQSIAASESQTEVFVQPSAEETVVLDTPQTAEPIRYEEPVFTEEPQAPAPVTGAAVDTTPVYVEQPVVGVKRGTIDFGIFIVRIVLALYLLAESISTFFQLGRSPGLNGLEKEFAAYALPDILAIAVPTMQLAAGVFLLLGLITPFAAAIATVVTTFMAIHAVYVADSFNILNPTDSVWLGVILMGISVAVQFTGPGRISFDTTRSWATRPLVSSWIFAIIGVAGAVALWWFGAGVNPLN
- a CDS encoding glycosyltransferase family 87 protein, translating into MTADTYLDRVSDFFASRPTLVRVLIGLGFVVSTVIMAWQTFGTSGHIDMIVYRAGAQAYLDGGSLYDQPFPAYDLMLPFIYPPFAALLLSPFTLLSPDASGYAMVGISSLLMLLCVWFLAHYLFPTSHRALLFIAWGWGFCLLAEPLRHNASFGQINMWLLALVFLDIVPRNRRLPQGWLIGVAAAIKLTPVVMLFVFLLRKDWRAIAAAVIGGAVATGIGALHNAKETWDFYTHAIFVMNDNSKIGVNVAYISNQSIKGVITRLWPSNEAANNATSTINVIWLVLVILTIAAFFLVISRLLKRNLFFEAALANSTLMLLISPISWSHHWVWLPLWLLMIFYYAASLRNTAVLWFATALSFFTLTIPPHWWLGDPKGDQDFQQILYMKLFMDDYFFWAIILTVIMTIAVPNMSRIRSQVLSK